One part of the Arabidopsis thaliana chromosome 4, partial sequence genome encodes these proteins:
- the MOS1 gene encoding modifier of snc1 (MODIFIER OF snc1 (MOS1); FUNCTIONS IN: molecular_function unknown; INVOLVED IN: regulation of gene expression, epigenetic; EXPRESSED IN: 26 plant structures; EXPRESSED DURING: 14 growth stages; Has 5806 Blast hits to 4291 proteins in 546 species: Archae - 8; Bacteria - 946; Metazoa - 2312; Fungi - 705; Plants - 202; Viruses - 15; Other Eukaryotes - 1618 (source: NCBI BLink).) codes for MTSSTTGDRSRWGTTRRSGMTILGKVAVPKPINLPSQRLENQGLDPNVEIVPKGTLSWGSKSSLNAWGTSSLSPRTESGPGSPSHLSNRPSSGGSVTRPSTADSNKAHDSSSSVAWDSNSRPSSASGVFPSNQPSVALQRPHSADTRPGSSQLSRFAEPVSETSATWGQHVAPEKLGVAPSKNDGFSLTSGDFPSLGAEKDTSEKSTRPQGDTLDMALRNYKFADAGPHARPPSSSGRSVEGQGVDCTEEANDRIGDANSWRRENQPYSEDAPRHCREEGQLDSRGSQSYPNANFPPRYDAWRGPPVNNHQGGGWYGGNHPYGAPMGPGGFHMDPFPFYPTQVPPAPGHGAGPRGNHANNERMFRPPMLDSYVHPRMQTRPGFYVGPAPHEGYYGPPMGYGSPSNRDLPFAGRPTGPHAYNNHSGQGGYDTPGSSVSLERNESSHSQETQRPYKVLLKHQDGRFGEDNAKREEFLGNRLPNAEKIAQQMQTSRNERREIRNDASGEVQPVKAELAAPGDPSLIQKIEGLNAKTRTNDGWQNSSSVVNRDEQESQPRTLNSGNSANKVSARNHRTGHASDSKNSSHYNQGDSATNKNAEPAAMGGTSIFRRPTQQTQGRADPQTKRIVNSEGNDAWQKTTVMSGSSHTTLATNTESFREVNVDDSLDTESIRRPGSGISADPKDNQRSTMRELARQRAQQRQKEEEERARDQRAKALAKLEELNRRSQIYEEGSVKNMEAASNASPADMPTDPGSHSSNATNSVEPTGGSGKNTTQNTRTSTEYANNVGPSQQDNLPRDGGASKQKRLGYKQKQNIIFEKKPTGSSVATAEVFDVVPSPEVVNEGVSSNNSDMPATSTVSAESTFPKRKNNRNGKKKHKAEETATMNTTRVAVGKETKSGDESIETARARAAEIELGSVSVPSLDIKVSGDSSEQISSFTNEESQNRAKNNWKSQHVRRTQRNSLVNKPAEKFSGNNAVIWAPVHPQQKADVSTGGGSQTTVPEFGTSSKSQHQGQTSSKSKRVEIERYVPKPIVKEMAEQIVSKNLVTSAPDMSENVNQKENRGGEGTGILQPSGSTAGKSGSPSKSRHGNGRQGKHGREHASWHQRGSGAPTKALEDGQFVTSNQPIRGTVNYHSSKQTEQIAAKDQTTCNKDGWNDGWYMTPETHYSAAEEMESSAVGKDQGMSMHGRQHASRSNKDGGSNYGDPKKGNKRDFNKAHTQHSGHGFSQPDLPAASKEGRVPGDHVWHTANRTGKYGGRESTRDKPYGSQEKNVVGYEHQGFTTEQKTTSADTQAQLQNRSTNKEVQVEQNPNSMFQKNTGQGRRFGRGQESQGGWGLPAQENMHHHHQRPPSNRDRQKQNLHYEYKPVGSHTYDGERSREQSKESSQTEGPRYREKGQGQQRQGGYQQQRGTSGRNGGHGFTGDRN; via the exons ATGACCTCTAGCACGACAGGAGATCGaag CAGATGGGGTACTACAAGAAGAAGTGGCATGACTATATTGGGAAAGGTTGCTGTTCCAAAACCGATTAACTTACCAAGCCAAAG GTTAGAGAACCAAGGCCTTGACCCAAATGTAGAAATTGTTCCAAA GGGAACACTTAGTTGGGGCAGTAAATCATCACTGAATGCTTGGGGGACATCATCCTTGTCACCACGAACTGAAAGTGGCCCTGGTTCACCAAGCCACCTCAGTAATCGACCTTCTTCTGGTGGAAGTGTCACTCGACCTTCAACTGCCGATAGTAACAAAGCAcatgactcttcttcttctgttgcaTGGGATTCGAACTCGCGGCCTTCATCAGCATCTGGGGTGTTTCCATCTAATCAGCCATCAGTTGCACTACAGCGTCCACATAGTGCAGACACAAGACCAGGAAGTTCCCAGTTATCCCGATTTGCTGAACCCGTGTCAGAGACTTCTGCAACATGGGGTCAACATGTGGCGCCAGAGAAGTTG GGAGTTGCTCCATCAAAGAATGATGGGTTTTCTTTGACTTCTGGAGATTTTCCTTCCCTTGGTGCTGAAAAGGACACTTCTGAAAAGAGTACAAGGCCACAAG GAGATACGTTAGACATGGCTCTTAGAAACTACAAATTTGCAGATGCTGGACCTCACGCTCGTCCTCCATCTTCGTCTGGAAGATCTGTGGAAGGGCAAGGTGTAGATTGCACAGAAG AAGCTAATGACCGGATTGGGGATGCCAATTCctggagaagagagaatcaaCCATACAGTGAAGATGCACCTAGACATTGTAGAGAGGAAGGGCAATTGGACTCACGTGGTTCACAATCTTATCCTAATGCTAATTTTCCTCCTCGGTATGATGCTTGGCGTGGTCCTCCAGTAAATAATCATCAAGGAGGTGGCTGGTACGGAGGGAACCACCCGTATGGTGCCCCAATGGGTCCTGGGGGTTTTCACATGGATCCTTTTCCATTTTATCCTACGCAAGTTCCACCTGCTCCTGGACATGGGGCTGGTCCTAGGGGTAATCACGCTAATAATGAAAGAATGTTCAGACCTCCAATGCTTGACTCTTATGTCCACCCAAGGATGCAGACTAGGCCTGGGTTTTATGTTGGTCCAGCGCCACACGAAGGCTACTATGGTCCTCCCATGGGGTATGGCAGTCCCAGCAACAGAGACCTACCTTTTGCAGGTAGGCCTACTGGTCCGCATGCTTATAACAATCATTCTGGTCAAGGTGGATATGATACGCCTGGAAGTTCAGTGTCTTTGGAACGGAACGAGTCATCACATTCTCAAGAAACACAAAGGCCATACAAGGTTCTCCTAAAGCACCAAGATGGGAGGTTTGGGGAAGATAATGCAAAGCGGGAAGAATTTCTTGGAAATAGGCTCCCGAATGCAGAGAAGATAGCTCAACAGATGCAAACTTCAAGAAACGAGAGGAGAGAAATCAGAAATGACGCAAGTGGTGAAGTACAACCAGTCAAAGCAGAACTTGCTGCCCCTGGAGATCCTAGTTTGATTCAGAAAATCGAGGGCTTAAATGCAAAAACTAGAACTAATGATGGTTGGCAAAATTCGTCATCTGTTGTTAATAGAGATGAGCAGGAAAGCCAACCACGTACACTCAATTCTGGGAACTCTGCAAATAAAGTTTCAGCCAGAAATCATCGAACTGGTCATGCAAGTGACAGTAAGAACTCATCACACTATAATCAAGGTGATTCTGCCACAAACAAGAATGCTGAACCCGCAGCTATGGGTGGAACTAGCATATTCAG GAGACCTACTCAACAGACTCAAGGCAGAGCAGATCCGCAGACCAAACGAATAGTGAACAGTGAAGGCAATGATGCTTGGCAGAAGACAACTGTTATGTCAGGCTCCTCCCATACAACTTTAGCTACAAACACAGAAAGCTTTCGCGAGGTTAATGTCGATGACTCTTTGGATACCGAGTCCATCAGGAGGCCTGGGTCGGGAATATCAGCAGACCCAAAGGATAACCAG CGTTCTACGATGAGAGAGTTAGCCAGGCAGCGTGCTCAACAGAGGCagaaagaggaggaagaaagagcGAGAGATCAGCGGGCTAAGGCTCTTGCAAAACTAGAAGAGTTAAATAGACGTTCCCAAATATATGAGGAGGGTTCAGTTAAGAACATGGAAGCTGCATCTAATGCTTCTCCGGCTGACATGCCAACAGATCCTGGATCTCATTCATCTAATGCTACAAATTCCGTAGAACCTACTGGAGGATCAGGAAAAAACACAACGCAAAACACGAGGACTTCAACAGAATATGCAAATAATGTGGGCCCTTCCCAACAGGATAATCTTCCACGTGATGGCGGTGCCTCAAAACAGAAGCGCTTGGGTTATAAGCAGAagcaaaatattatatttgagAAAAAACCGACAGGGAGCTCTGTTGCTACTGCAGAGGTGTTTGATGTTGTCCCGTCTCCTGAGGTTGTTAATGAAGGTGTCTCAAGCAATAACTCAGACATGCCAGCGACGTCAACCGTTTCAGCTGAGTCAACTTTcccgaaaagaaaaaataacaggaatggtaagaaaaaacacaagGCTGAGGAGACAGCAACTATGAATACTACAAGAGTTGCCGttggaaaagaaacaaaatcggGAGATGAGTCAATTGAGACTGCTAGGGCAAGGGCAGCTGAAATTGAGTTGGGGTCTGTTTCAGTTCCAAGCCTGGATATCAAAGTGTCTGGTGATTCGTCTGAACAAATCAGTTCCTTCACTAATGAAGAGTCTCAAAACAGAGCTAAAAACAACTGGAAATCTCAACATGTGCGTAGGACTCAAAGAAACTCACTGGTAAATAAGCCTGCAGAGAAATTTTCTGGCAACAATGCTGTTATTTGGGCTCCAGTACATCCACAGCAAAAAGCTGATGTTTCCACTGGTGGAGGGAGTCAGACTACTGTCCCTGAGTTTGGCACCTCTTCAAAAAGTCAGCATCAAGGACAGACTAGTTCTAAAAGCAAAAGAGTGGAAATTGAAAGATATGTACCGAAGCCTATAGTAAAGGAAATGGCTGAGCAAATCGTCAGTAAAAATCTAGTAACCTCTGCTCCAGATATGTCGGAGAATGTAAACCAGAAAGAAAATCGTGGAGGTGAGGGTACAGGAATTCTCCAACCTTCTGGTTCAACTGCAGGGAAATCTGGGTCTCCTTCAAAGTCAAGACATGGGAATGGTAGGCAGGGAAAGCATGGTAGAGAACATGCATCATGGCACCAGAGAGGTTCTGGAGCACCTACTAAAGCTTTGGAGGATGGACAATTTGTAACCTCAAATCAGCCCATCCGAGGAACAGTGAACTATCACTCTAGTAAGCAAACCGAACAAATTGCTGCCAAGGATCAAACCACATGTAATAAGGATGGATGGAACGATGGCTGGTATATGACTCCTGAAACGCATTACTCTGCTGCCGAAGAAATGGAATCCAGTGCTGTTGGAAAAGATCAAGGAATGAGCATGCACGGCAGGCAGCATGCTTCAAGAAGCAACAAGGATGGAGGAAGCAACTATGGTGACCCTAAAAAAGGCAATAAGAGGGATTTCAATAAAGCTCATACGCAGCACTCTGGCCATGGGTTTAGCCAACCAGATTTGCCTGCTGCTTCAAAAGAAGGTCGTGTCCCTGGAGATCATGTGTGGCATACAGCTAATAGGACAGGTAAGTATGGTGGTCGTGAAAGTACAAGGGACAAACCTTATGGATCTCaggaaaaaaatgttgttggaTACGAGCATCAAGGGTTTACTACAGAACAAAAAACGACATCAGCTGATACACAAGCCCAGTTGCAAAACCGATCTACCAATAAGGAGGTCCAGGTTGAGCAAAATCCGAATAGTATGTTCCAAAAGAACACAGGGCAGGGTCGACGGTTTGGAAGAGGGCAGGAGTCACAAGGAGGTTGGGGTTTACCGGCGCAAGAGAATATGCACCATCACCATCAGAGGCCACCTTCAAACAGAGATAGACAGAAGCAAAATCTGCATTATGAATACAAACCTGTTGGGTCTCATACTTATGATGGAGAACGTAGTCGAGAACAATCGAAAGAGAGTTCTCAGACAGAAGGTCCAAGATACAGAGAGAAGGGACAGGGGCAGCAAAGGCAGGGTGGATACCAACAGCAAAGGGGTACTAGTGGGAGAAACGGTGGTCATGGATTCACTGGTGATAGAAACTAA
- the MOS1 gene encoding modifier of snc1: protein MTSSTTGDRRWGTTRRSGMTILGKVAVPKPINLPSQRLENQGLDPNVEIVPKGTLSWGSKSSLNAWGTSSLSPRTESGPGSPSHLSNRPSSGGSVTRPSTADSNKAHDSSSSVAWDSNSRPSSASGVFPSNQPSVALQRPHSADTRPGSSQLSRFAEPVSETSATWGQHVAPEKLGVAPSKNDGFSLTSGDFPSLGAEKDTSEKSTRPQEANDRIGDANSWRRENQPYSEDAPRHCREEGQLDSRGSQSYPNANFPPRYDAWRGPPVNNHQGGGWYGGNHPYGAPMGPGGFHMDPFPFYPTQVPPAPGHGAGPRGNHANNERMFRPPMLDSYVHPRMQTRPGFYVGPAPHEGYYGPPMGYGSPSNRDLPFAGRPTGPHAYNNHSGQGGYDTPGSSVSLERNESSHSQETQRPYKVLLKHQDGRFGEDNAKREEFLGNRLPNAEKIAQQMQTSRNERREIRNDASGEVQPVKAELAAPGDPSLIQKIEGLNAKTRTNDGWQNSSSVVNRDEQESQPRTLNSGNSANKVSARNHRTGHASDSKNSSHYNQGDSATNKNAEPAAMGGTSIFRRPTQQTQGRADPQTKRIVNSEGNDAWQKTTVMSGSSHTTLATNTESFREVNVDDSLDTESIRRPGSGISADPKDNQRSTMRELARQRAQQRQKEEEERARDQRAKALAKLEELNRRSQIYEEGSVKNMEAASNASPADMPTDPGSHSSNATNSVEPTGGSGKNTTQNTRTSTEYANNVGPSQQDNLPRDGGASKQKRLGYKQKQNIIFEKKPTGSSVATAEVFDVVPSPEVVNEGVSSNNSDMPATSTVSAESTFPKRKNNRNGKKKHKAEETATMNTTRVAVGKETKSGDESIETARARAAEIELGSVSVPSLDIKVSGDSSEQISSFTNEESQNRAKNNWKSQHVRRTQRNSLVNKPAEKFSGNNAVIWAPVHPQQKADVSTGGGSQTTVPEFGTSSKSQHQGQTSSKSKRVEIERYVPKPIVKEMAEQIVSKNLVTSAPDMSENVNQKENRGGEGTGILQPSGSTAGKSGSPSKSRHGNGRQGKHGREHASWHQRGSGAPTKALEDGQFVTSNQPIRGTVNYHSSKQTEQIAAKDQTTCNKDGWNDGWYMTPETHYSAAEEMESSAVGKDQGMSMHGRQHASRSNKDGGSNYGDPKKGNKRDFNKAHTQHSGHGFSQPDLPAASKEGRVPGDHVWHTANRTGKYGGRESTRDKPYGSQEKNVVGYEHQGFTTEQKTTSADTQAQLQNRSTNKEVQVEQNPNSMFQKNTGQGRRFGRGQESQGGWGLPAQENMHHHHQRPPSNRDRQKQNLHYEYKPVGSHTYDGERSREQSKESSQTEGPRYREKGQGQQRQGGYQQQRGTSGRNGGHGFTGDRN from the exons ATGACCTCTAGCACGACAGGAGATCGaag ATGGGGTACTACAAGAAGAAGTGGCATGACTATATTGGGAAAGGTTGCTGTTCCAAAACCGATTAACTTACCAAGCCAAAG GTTAGAGAACCAAGGCCTTGACCCAAATGTAGAAATTGTTCCAAA GGGAACACTTAGTTGGGGCAGTAAATCATCACTGAATGCTTGGGGGACATCATCCTTGTCACCACGAACTGAAAGTGGCCCTGGTTCACCAAGCCACCTCAGTAATCGACCTTCTTCTGGTGGAAGTGTCACTCGACCTTCAACTGCCGATAGTAACAAAGCAcatgactcttcttcttctgttgcaTGGGATTCGAACTCGCGGCCTTCATCAGCATCTGGGGTGTTTCCATCTAATCAGCCATCAGTTGCACTACAGCGTCCACATAGTGCAGACACAAGACCAGGAAGTTCCCAGTTATCCCGATTTGCTGAACCCGTGTCAGAGACTTCTGCAACATGGGGTCAACATGTGGCGCCAGAGAAGTTG GGAGTTGCTCCATCAAAGAATGATGGGTTTTCTTTGACTTCTGGAGATTTTCCTTCCCTTGGTGCTGAAAAGGACACTTCTGAAAAGAGTACAAGGCCACAAG AAGCTAATGACCGGATTGGGGATGCCAATTCctggagaagagagaatcaaCCATACAGTGAAGATGCACCTAGACATTGTAGAGAGGAAGGGCAATTGGACTCACGTGGTTCACAATCTTATCCTAATGCTAATTTTCCTCCTCGGTATGATGCTTGGCGTGGTCCTCCAGTAAATAATCATCAAGGAGGTGGCTGGTACGGAGGGAACCACCCGTATGGTGCCCCAATGGGTCCTGGGGGTTTTCACATGGATCCTTTTCCATTTTATCCTACGCAAGTTCCACCTGCTCCTGGACATGGGGCTGGTCCTAGGGGTAATCACGCTAATAATGAAAGAATGTTCAGACCTCCAATGCTTGACTCTTATGTCCACCCAAGGATGCAGACTAGGCCTGGGTTTTATGTTGGTCCAGCGCCACACGAAGGCTACTATGGTCCTCCCATGGGGTATGGCAGTCCCAGCAACAGAGACCTACCTTTTGCAGGTAGGCCTACTGGTCCGCATGCTTATAACAATCATTCTGGTCAAGGTGGATATGATACGCCTGGAAGTTCAGTGTCTTTGGAACGGAACGAGTCATCACATTCTCAAGAAACACAAAGGCCATACAAGGTTCTCCTAAAGCACCAAGATGGGAGGTTTGGGGAAGATAATGCAAAGCGGGAAGAATTTCTTGGAAATAGGCTCCCGAATGCAGAGAAGATAGCTCAACAGATGCAAACTTCAAGAAACGAGAGGAGAGAAATCAGAAATGACGCAAGTGGTGAAGTACAACCAGTCAAAGCAGAACTTGCTGCCCCTGGAGATCCTAGTTTGATTCAGAAAATCGAGGGCTTAAATGCAAAAACTAGAACTAATGATGGTTGGCAAAATTCGTCATCTGTTGTTAATAGAGATGAGCAGGAAAGCCAACCACGTACACTCAATTCTGGGAACTCTGCAAATAAAGTTTCAGCCAGAAATCATCGAACTGGTCATGCAAGTGACAGTAAGAACTCATCACACTATAATCAAGGTGATTCTGCCACAAACAAGAATGCTGAACCCGCAGCTATGGGTGGAACTAGCATATTCAG GAGACCTACTCAACAGACTCAAGGCAGAGCAGATCCGCAGACCAAACGAATAGTGAACAGTGAAGGCAATGATGCTTGGCAGAAGACAACTGTTATGTCAGGCTCCTCCCATACAACTTTAGCTACAAACACAGAAAGCTTTCGCGAGGTTAATGTCGATGACTCTTTGGATACCGAGTCCATCAGGAGGCCTGGGTCGGGAATATCAGCAGACCCAAAGGATAACCAG CGTTCTACGATGAGAGAGTTAGCCAGGCAGCGTGCTCAACAGAGGCagaaagaggaggaagaaagagcGAGAGATCAGCGGGCTAAGGCTCTTGCAAAACTAGAAGAGTTAAATAGACGTTCCCAAATATATGAGGAGGGTTCAGTTAAGAACATGGAAGCTGCATCTAATGCTTCTCCGGCTGACATGCCAACAGATCCTGGATCTCATTCATCTAATGCTACAAATTCCGTAGAACCTACTGGAGGATCAGGAAAAAACACAACGCAAAACACGAGGACTTCAACAGAATATGCAAATAATGTGGGCCCTTCCCAACAGGATAATCTTCCACGTGATGGCGGTGCCTCAAAACAGAAGCGCTTGGGTTATAAGCAGAagcaaaatattatatttgagAAAAAACCGACAGGGAGCTCTGTTGCTACTGCAGAGGTGTTTGATGTTGTCCCGTCTCCTGAGGTTGTTAATGAAGGTGTCTCAAGCAATAACTCAGACATGCCAGCGACGTCAACCGTTTCAGCTGAGTCAACTTTcccgaaaagaaaaaataacaggaatggtaagaaaaaacacaagGCTGAGGAGACAGCAACTATGAATACTACAAGAGTTGCCGttggaaaagaaacaaaatcggGAGATGAGTCAATTGAGACTGCTAGGGCAAGGGCAGCTGAAATTGAGTTGGGGTCTGTTTCAGTTCCAAGCCTGGATATCAAAGTGTCTGGTGATTCGTCTGAACAAATCAGTTCCTTCACTAATGAAGAGTCTCAAAACAGAGCTAAAAACAACTGGAAATCTCAACATGTGCGTAGGACTCAAAGAAACTCACTGGTAAATAAGCCTGCAGAGAAATTTTCTGGCAACAATGCTGTTATTTGGGCTCCAGTACATCCACAGCAAAAAGCTGATGTTTCCACTGGTGGAGGGAGTCAGACTACTGTCCCTGAGTTTGGCACCTCTTCAAAAAGTCAGCATCAAGGACAGACTAGTTCTAAAAGCAAAAGAGTGGAAATTGAAAGATATGTACCGAAGCCTATAGTAAAGGAAATGGCTGAGCAAATCGTCAGTAAAAATCTAGTAACCTCTGCTCCAGATATGTCGGAGAATGTAAACCAGAAAGAAAATCGTGGAGGTGAGGGTACAGGAATTCTCCAACCTTCTGGTTCAACTGCAGGGAAATCTGGGTCTCCTTCAAAGTCAAGACATGGGAATGGTAGGCAGGGAAAGCATGGTAGAGAACATGCATCATGGCACCAGAGAGGTTCTGGAGCACCTACTAAAGCTTTGGAGGATGGACAATTTGTAACCTCAAATCAGCCCATCCGAGGAACAGTGAACTATCACTCTAGTAAGCAAACCGAACAAATTGCTGCCAAGGATCAAACCACATGTAATAAGGATGGATGGAACGATGGCTGGTATATGACTCCTGAAACGCATTACTCTGCTGCCGAAGAAATGGAATCCAGTGCTGTTGGAAAAGATCAAGGAATGAGCATGCACGGCAGGCAGCATGCTTCAAGAAGCAACAAGGATGGAGGAAGCAACTATGGTGACCCTAAAAAAGGCAATAAGAGGGATTTCAATAAAGCTCATACGCAGCACTCTGGCCATGGGTTTAGCCAACCAGATTTGCCTGCTGCTTCAAAAGAAGGTCGTGTCCCTGGAGATCATGTGTGGCATACAGCTAATAGGACAGGTAAGTATGGTGGTCGTGAAAGTACAAGGGACAAACCTTATGGATCTCaggaaaaaaatgttgttggaTACGAGCATCAAGGGTTTACTACAGAACAAAAAACGACATCAGCTGATACACAAGCCCAGTTGCAAAACCGATCTACCAATAAGGAGGTCCAGGTTGAGCAAAATCCGAATAGTATGTTCCAAAAGAACACAGGGCAGGGTCGACGGTTTGGAAGAGGGCAGGAGTCACAAGGAGGTTGGGGTTTACCGGCGCAAGAGAATATGCACCATCACCATCAGAGGCCACCTTCAAACAGAGATAGACAGAAGCAAAATCTGCATTATGAATACAAACCTGTTGGGTCTCATACTTATGATGGAGAACGTAGTCGAGAACAATCGAAAGAGAGTTCTCAGACAGAAGGTCCAAGATACAGAGAGAAGGGACAGGGGCAGCAAAGGCAGGGTGGATACCAACAGCAAAGGGGTACTAGTGGGAGAAACGGTGGTCATGGATTCACTGGTGATAGAAACTAA